A genomic region of Solanum dulcamara chromosome 2, daSolDulc1.2, whole genome shotgun sequence contains the following coding sequences:
- the LOC129880435 gene encoding protein HHL1, chloroplastic, whose protein sequence is MEVTMSLNPLFRLPLSNSRSHEDLSLLKHSLLSTRTIRTTQKRKLLVVEAKGRKGGMAARQYQRMAPPMPKIEDDGNPKFVIFIRMANVYLWYPLNIVTGGTTAKIMVAAKDNFLGKYIYKDTLARNLAAVIYNDEKEIQKLAMKQHRVLKSATEFRYGYKLVENNNLRAALSTSDVIELPTPDKLKTVVDKVKDFFGDAKESFGKLTALPASESSEEVSPKEGSKDKIRAKK, encoded by the exons atGGAAGTGACTATGTCTTTGAATCCACTTTTTAGATTACCCCTTTCAAATTCAAGAAGCCATGAAGATTTGTCACTGCTTAAACATTCACTGCTCTCCACAAGAACAATAAGAACAACCCAAAAGAGAAAATTGTTAGTCGTTGAAGCAAAGGGAAGGAAAGGAGGTATGGCTGCTCGTCAATACCAACGTATGGCTCCTCCTATGCCCAAGATTGAAGATGATGGAAACCCCAAATTCGTTATTTTTATACGAATGGCTAAT GTTTATCTTTGGTACCCCCTCAATATCGTAACCGGTGGAACGACTGCAAAAATTATGGTTGCTGCAAAAGACAATTTCCTTgggaaatatatatacaaagatacTCTGGCTAGGAATCTCGCAGCAGTGATTTACAAT GATGAGAAGGAAATACAGAAATTGGCAATGAAACAGCATCGTGTATTGAAGTCCGCAACAGAATTTAGATATGGATACAAACTTGTC GAGAACAACAATTTGAGGGCTGCCCTTTCTACGTCAGATGTGATTGAG CTTCCGACCCCAGATAAGCTTAAAACCGTTGTTGATAAGGTGAAGGACTTTTTCGGAGATGCTAAGGAGTCATTTGGTAAGCTGACAGCCCTTCCAGCGTCGGAGTCATCAGAGGAAGTTTCACCAAAAGAAGGATCCAAAGATAAAATCAG GGCCAAGAAGTGA